Within the Medicago truncatula cultivar Jemalong A17 chromosome 4, MtrunA17r5.0-ANR, whole genome shotgun sequence genome, the region AGTAACTAATTAATTACCTGAATGATGAGCCAGATTGAGAAACAGAAGCAACTGAGTAAGACACATAGAACACCTAACAATTCAGTGGTAGTATCAGTGACATGTTCCGTGTGGTCGTTCTTTGGATCCAAAATATTGATTGCAAAAGGCCAAATATCAAATTCTACTCCTTTGTAAAATGTCAACACCAATGCCCCAGCAAATCCAAGTATAGTTCCTACAACCTTTGCCTTTCCCGTTACTGCTCCCCAATTTAATTCCTCGAAACTACATAGACGATCACGAAAATATAAATGTGTTGTAGTGTGAAAAAATTATACAGTAAACTAAAGTAATTAAACATACCCGAAAGATACGGCCAAAACAAAAGTGACGGAGGGAATAAGGTTGTAGATAGCTGATACAAGAGTTGCTGACGTCAAAACAAGAGCTCCGTAGAAtaggttttgaaataaaagtcCGCTGTTGCATTGCATTGcattcacatatatatatataggcattttcatcacttttattaattaatgaatcAAAATGTAACATTTATAGAATGAGTTATTAATTAAGAATGATACGATACATACGCAAATAATCCACTTAGAAGTGAAAGGTAAAACACTCTCCAAGTCATCTTCGGTCTCTTCCTGtatagtaagaaaaaaaaaatacaaaacatattcAAGTTAATCTATTGTATATATATGTACGTAAGTCATTATCAGTTGTGGATAGTTGGAATTTGAATCGAGAAAGTATAGTGTGTGTTTCTTTatatagtttgattttttttgcaagaaaatttaTATGATGAGAGGAAATTCAATATAAAGAATATGCTGTGCAACATATATGAGCTTTTTAAATTAcgtttaagtaaaaaaatgtcAAGATATTCCTATTGTTTCAAATTAATTAAGGTGCAAAATGAGCACTTAATTACCTTTCGAAAATAAGAGCAAGAGGAATAGTAGTAACAGCTGCAAAGGCGAGACGATAGGCTGCAATGACTATGATATTCATTCCATCATAAATGGCAAGCTTGTAGATAATATTGCAAGCAGAAAATACCATCTGCACCCCAACCATTAGCAAGGCTGGTTTCAATGAATTCGACATGCTTCCCATCTTCAAGATCAGGCTGCAATAAGCTTTTGAGATTGAAGGACTATATATACACATTTATGGGAGGGAAGTTAGGTTCAAACTCTTCACATGATAGTTGTGTTCATAATTGTTTtcataatgaaaatgaaaatctaAGGGAAATAAAATTCCCATTAATCTAGAGTGAATGAATCTTGGTTTGGCTCGTAATAAGTTGATGCATATCCCACAAGCGTAAGTTCGACTCCACTGTCAATGATGCTGTGATATTTGGTGAATGATTTATAAGTGCTAACAATGATCATTATAAATCATTCACCAAATAGAGTAGTGCTATTCATCTAGAGGAATTCTATCCCGAACCGTTCCGAAAAGCAATTGTccaataaaataagttgttgaGCGGAAAACATGGGAGGGTAATGGGTGtaatttatgaaatatattgAGTAAATAGGCTCTTGTGATTCTGTCGTGATGCATTCTTTCGGGACAAATAACAATTTCCTAACCAAAAATGGGTCTAAGCGATGGAATTTGAgtgaaaaattggatttttaactaaaaactGCTAACAATGACTTAAAATAAAAGGACGAGAGTTAGGGAGATTAATATGGTCATTAAATTGACTATTCATGTTACAAACATACtcaaaatttatgttgataccgtttcaaattatataatctgaattgcTTTTCCCTTGAATAAGGGTGTTtagattctataatccgaaagaaaaaaaaaacgtgccTTATTTTTATGGGtattcggattataaaatcttaattgatgaaaaaactcatttttccaccctaaaataaaggaaaaactcaattcagattataaaatctaaaaattattATCTATAGTGATGAGATTAATAAAACCATTCTACAAATGCTGCAAAAGAGATTTGAACAATATTCTTCAAAGTTATAGTGTTAAGTTTTTACCATCAAACTAACAttttataaacatgatttaCATTACTAGTGTAAAGATTGTCCTCAATTAATATCTGcaagacaattaaaaatataggtCATGCTATAGTGCGCTGgttaaaaaggtaaaaaatagaaattgttattttttttattttttttttggtgtacaaGCCTAaagcaaaacagaaaaaaagagaaaagaaaaaagcgagctattctctcaaaaagaaaattccAACTGCATCACTATGGAGGAGACTTTGGAGGTTTATCGGGGGAGACTCATGTCGAAGGAACTCTACATCAGAAGAGGCACCAAGCTTGGCAATAGAAATTGTTATTGAAAACAACAACTTTTActtttaaatagttaaatataccacttttcacaattttgtaTTAATTTCCTTAATTAATACCACATGGACACTCTTTAgcatttacttaaaaatatttgacactAATTATAACgtctaaaatcaaaaaataattcaaaatttcaatttattttaaagtaaatataACGTTTATAAAAGTCATCATAAGT harbors:
- the LOC25493309 gene encoding WAT1-related protein At1g68170 isoform X1 translates to MCIYSPSISKAYCSLILKMGSMSNSLKPALLMVGVQMVFSACNIIYKLAIYDGMNIIVIAAYRLAFAAVTTIPLALIFERKRPKMTWRVFYLSLLSGLFAGLLFQNLFYGALVLTSATLVSAIYNLIPSVTFVLAVSFGFEELNWGAVTGKAKVVGTILGFAGALVLTFYKGVEFDIWPFAINILDPKNDHTEHVTDTTTELLGVLCVLLSCFCFSIWLIIQAKISEVYPCPQSSIALMSVIGTIQCVIFGFIVERDLNQWKLGWDIRLLTVVFSGVFASGIMIFVMAWVVQKKGPLYASAFNPLMLLIVAFVASMLLDEKLNLGSILGGVLIVCGLYAVLWGKGRETHKKIELEPSEIIGDSEAARPLLSP
- the LOC25493309 gene encoding WAT1-related protein At1g25270 isoform X2, which encodes MGSMSNSLKPALLMVGVQMVFSACNIIYKLAIYDGMNIIVIAAYRLAFAAVTTIPLALIFERKRPKMTWRVFYLSLLSGLFAGLLFQNLFYGALVLTSATLVSAIYNLIPSVTFVLAVSFGFEELNWGAVTGKAKVVGTILGFAGALVLTFYKGVEFDIWPFAINILDPKNDHTEHVTDTTTELLGVLCVLLSCFCFSIWLIIQAKISEVYPCPQSSIALMSVIGTIQCVIFGFIVERDLNQWKLGWDIRLLTVVFSGVFASGIMIFVMAWVVQKKGPLYASAFNPLMLLIVAFVASMLLDEKLNLGSILGGVLIVCGLYAVLWGKGRETHKKIELEPSEIIGDSEAARPLLSP